The Streptomyces tendae genome has a window encoding:
- a CDS encoding ABC transporter ATP-binding protein, whose amino-acid sequence MALTPDGVAVGLERVRKTYGGEQPVVALDDVSAVFPRGTATAVMGPSGSGKSTLLHCAAGLDRPDSGRVRIGDTDLSSMSEKRLTELRRARVGFVFQAFNLVGALNVEQNILLPSRLSGRRPDPAWVDEVIRRVGLGERLGHRPAQLSGGQQQRAAIARALVTRPEVIFCDEPTGALDTRSAAAVLDLLRSAVDQYGQTVVMVTHDPVAASYADRVLILADGRIVRDLERSGPERIAEQLAMPGLRRPAASREG is encoded by the coding sequence ATGGCACTGACCCCGGACGGCGTCGCCGTCGGCCTCGAGCGCGTGCGCAAGACCTACGGCGGTGAACAGCCGGTCGTGGCGCTCGACGACGTGAGCGCCGTGTTCCCGCGCGGCACCGCGACCGCCGTGATGGGGCCCTCCGGATCAGGCAAGAGCACGCTGCTGCACTGCGCGGCCGGGCTGGACCGGCCGGACTCCGGGCGGGTGCGGATCGGGGACACCGACCTGTCGTCGATGTCGGAGAAGCGGCTCACCGAACTGCGGCGCGCCCGGGTCGGGTTCGTGTTCCAGGCGTTCAACCTGGTGGGCGCGCTGAACGTGGAGCAGAACATCCTGCTGCCGTCCCGGCTGTCGGGCCGGCGGCCGGACCCCGCCTGGGTCGACGAGGTGATCCGGCGGGTCGGCCTGGGCGAGCGGCTCGGGCACCGGCCCGCACAGCTCTCCGGCGGCCAGCAGCAGCGCGCCGCGATCGCCCGGGCCCTGGTCACCCGGCCGGAGGTGATCTTCTGCGACGAGCCCACCGGGGCCCTCGACACCCGCTCCGCCGCCGCCGTCCTCGACCTGCTGCGGTCCGCCGTCGACCAGTACGGGCAGACCGTCGTGATGGTCACCCACGACCCGGTCGCGGCATCCTACGCCGACCGCGTGCTGATCCTGGCCGACGGGCGGATCGTCCGGGACCTGGAGCGGTCCGGGCCCGAGCGGATCGCCGAACAGCTCGCGATGCCGGGCCTCCGCCGGCCCGCGGCGAGCCGGGAGGGCTGA
- a CDS encoding endonuclease/exonuclease/phosphatase family protein, translating to MQPGSRPPARPARAVAVLLAAVLSLAAAPAAAAEEASASGSVPLRVATYNIHAGAGEDQVFDLDRTAAALRGLRADVIGLQEVDVHWGDRSAFADEARALAGRLRMRVFFAPIYDLDPAVEDGERRQYGVAVLSRHPVLYAENHEITRLSTQTPDPVPAPAPGFAEVVIRVKGVPTHVYTTHLDYRADPSIRAAQVDDMLEVLAADRGPRILVGDFNAEASAPELAPLWHTLRDAAPDAGPTYPAIEPEKRIDLITVSHGVAVTGARVPETDASDHRPVVADLRLPRKGR from the coding sequence ATGCAGCCCGGTTCCAGACCTCCCGCCCGCCCCGCCCGCGCCGTCGCCGTGCTCCTCGCCGCCGTCCTGTCGCTCGCCGCGGCGCCGGCCGCCGCTGCGGAGGAGGCATCCGCGTCCGGTTCCGTGCCACTCCGCGTCGCGACGTACAACATCCACGCGGGGGCGGGGGAGGACCAGGTCTTTGACCTCGACCGCACCGCCGCCGCCCTGCGTGGCCTGCGCGCCGACGTCATCGGGCTCCAGGAGGTCGACGTGCACTGGGGCGACCGCAGCGCGTTCGCCGACGAGGCCCGCGCGCTCGCCGGGAGGCTGCGCATGCGGGTGTTCTTCGCGCCGATCTACGACCTCGACCCGGCCGTCGAGGACGGTGAGCGCCGGCAGTACGGGGTGGCCGTACTGAGCCGCCACCCGGTGCTGTACGCCGAGAACCACGAGATCACCCGTCTGTCCACCCAGACACCCGACCCGGTGCCCGCCCCGGCGCCGGGCTTCGCCGAAGTGGTGATCCGGGTGAAGGGCGTACCCACGCACGTCTACACCACGCACCTCGACTACCGGGCCGACCCGTCGATCCGCGCCGCCCAGGTGGACGACATGCTGGAGGTGCTGGCCGCCGACCGGGGACCGCGGATTCTGGTCGGTGACTTCAACGCCGAGGCGTCGGCACCCGAGTTGGCGCCGCTGTGGCACACCCTGCGGGACGCCGCCCCCGACGCCGGCCCCACCTACCCGGCGATCGAACCGGAGAAGCGCATCGACCTGATCACCGTCTCGCACGGCGTCGCCGTGACCGGTGCCCGCGTCCCGGAGACCGACGCGTCGGACCACCGACCGGTCGTCGCCGACCTGCGTCTGCCCCGCAAGGGGCGCTGA
- a CDS encoding FtsX-like permease family protein, with translation MLRLAAQTLRYRKSGFLATFVALSVGVAVLMTCALLMESGWRYKGDPRGYGAAVAVVADRDLTVDGPTLFGETERTTLVLPERGSVPGALAAELAEVPGVARAVGDRRLVVATTAAPELPTTGHGWSSAAPAPYRLVAGGPPRSDRDVAVDARIADGTGLAPGGTTQVITGGVSRTYRVSGVVDAGGTASGPAALFFTDAHAAALDPHPGRFDAIGVLTAPDADRDTVLAAVRRIADAAGATTYTGDARGLAAEPEAATARAPTLGAGGAFAGYAAAIVGFVVAGTVGLSVRHRRRDLALLRAVAATPGQVRLMLLAEVGLLGLLAAVVGVPAGLFATGLVRGELVSRGFVPENFAVQGGALSAAAVTVAVAAVALLSAWTAALRVTRIRPTEALGEAAVEPGSGSRARLVSGLACLAGAASLTVLTGAADGQSALGAAMGMLYTFVLGVALLAPWINQGAARLLGPVLRAVWGNSGYLAAANLRANARGMVAVLTALVLSVGLGGTVWFLQDNLERQTVTQSRDGTLAQYALTAGAGLPASAAAEARRIPGVLAATGVRRTSVVVPDRLEPQTVPALGIDPRGAERTLDLRVRSGSLGDLRENTVAVSTTRADAAGWRLGDRARLWLGDGTPVTLRVVALYERGWGFGDVTLHRDTLAGHTVTGLDDQVLVRTAPDPGAERDLAGLARRHPGGALVDAGALTGALAEDVAVSGWLNKMLVAVLVGYAVLAAANTLVMAALARTRELSLLRLAGVTRGQVRRMVHAEQAGLLGVALLIGAGIAAVTLTSVVRAVTGAGVPHVPAAGWAVLLGGTAVLALLATVLPVGRILRTAPVEGIGVRE, from the coding sequence GTGCTCCGACTGGCCGCGCAGACACTGCGGTACCGCAAGAGCGGCTTCCTCGCCACGTTCGTCGCCCTCTCCGTGGGGGTCGCCGTCCTGATGACGTGCGCCCTGCTCATGGAGTCCGGGTGGCGGTACAAGGGCGATCCGCGGGGCTACGGGGCGGCGGTCGCCGTGGTGGCCGACCGGGACCTGACCGTCGACGGGCCGACGCTGTTCGGCGAGACCGAGCGGACCACCCTGGTCCTGCCCGAACGGGGCAGCGTCCCCGGGGCACTGGCCGCCGAGCTGGCCGAGGTGCCCGGCGTGGCCCGCGCGGTGGGCGACCGCCGGCTCGTGGTGGCCACGACGGCCGCCCCGGAGCTGCCGACCACCGGTCACGGCTGGTCGAGCGCCGCACCGGCCCCTTACCGGCTGGTGGCCGGCGGCCCGCCGCGCTCGGACCGGGACGTCGCCGTCGACGCCCGCATCGCCGACGGCACCGGGCTCGCCCCCGGCGGGACCACACAGGTGATCACCGGCGGAGTGAGCCGCACCTACCGGGTCAGCGGTGTCGTCGACGCGGGCGGGACGGCGAGCGGCCCCGCGGCGCTGTTCTTCACCGACGCCCACGCCGCCGCACTGGACCCGCACCCGGGCCGCTTCGACGCCATCGGCGTCCTCACCGCACCGGACGCCGACCGGGACACCGTCCTCGCCGCCGTACGCCGGATCGCCGACGCCGCGGGCGCCACCACGTACACCGGTGACGCGCGCGGACTGGCCGCCGAGCCCGAGGCCGCCACCGCGCGGGCCCCCACGCTCGGCGCCGGTGGCGCGTTCGCCGGTTACGCGGCGGCGATCGTCGGCTTCGTGGTCGCCGGGACCGTCGGCCTGTCCGTACGGCACCGGCGGCGTGACCTCGCCCTGCTGCGGGCCGTCGCCGCCACCCCGGGCCAGGTACGGCTGATGCTGCTCGCGGAGGTCGGCCTGCTCGGTCTGCTCGCCGCCGTCGTCGGTGTCCCGGCCGGGCTGTTCGCCACGGGCCTGGTCCGCGGCGAACTCGTCTCCCGGGGCTTCGTGCCGGAGAACTTCGCCGTCCAGGGCGGAGCGCTGTCCGCCGCGGCCGTCACCGTGGCCGTCGCCGCCGTGGCGCTGCTGTCCGCCTGGACCGCCGCGCTGCGCGTGACCCGGATCCGCCCCACCGAGGCGCTCGGGGAGGCCGCCGTGGAACCCGGCTCCGGCAGCAGGGCGCGCCTGGTGAGCGGGCTGGCGTGCCTCGCCGGGGCGGCCTCCCTGACCGTCCTCACCGGCGCCGCCGACGGGCAGAGCGCGCTGGGCGCCGCGATGGGCATGCTCTACACGTTCGTACTGGGTGTCGCCCTGCTCGCGCCCTGGATCAACCAGGGGGCGGCCCGGCTGCTCGGGCCCGTGCTGCGCGCCGTGTGGGGGAACAGCGGGTACCTCGCCGCCGCCAACCTGCGCGCCAATGCCCGCGGCATGGTCGCCGTGCTCACCGCGCTGGTGCTGTCCGTCGGCCTCGGCGGCACCGTCTGGTTCCTCCAGGACAACCTCGAACGGCAGACGGTCACCCAGAGCCGTGACGGCACCCTCGCCCAGTACGCGCTGACCGCCGGCGCCGGACTGCCCGCGTCCGCCGCGGCCGAGGCCCGCCGGATCCCCGGGGTGCTCGCCGCGACCGGCGTGCGCCGCACCTCGGTCGTCGTGCCCGACCGGCTGGAGCCGCAGACCGTGCCCGCGCTGGGCATCGACCCTCGGGGCGCGGAACGGACCCTGGACCTGCGGGTGCGGTCCGGCAGCCTCGGAGACCTGCGCGAGAACACCGTCGCCGTGTCCACCACCCGGGCGGACGCCGCCGGCTGGCGGCTGGGGGACCGGGCCCGGCTGTGGCTCGGCGACGGCACCCCCGTCACCCTGCGCGTCGTCGCCCTGTACGAGCGCGGCTGGGGCTTCGGCGACGTCACCCTGCACCGGGACACCCTCGCCGGGCACACCGTCACCGGCCTCGACGACCAGGTCCTCGTCCGCACCGCCCCGGACCCCGGGGCCGAGCGGGACCTGGCCGGGCTGGCCCGCCGCCACCCGGGCGGCGCGCTGGTGGACGCCGGCGCTCTGACCGGCGCACTCGCCGAGGACGTCGCCGTCAGCGGCTGGCTCAACAAGATGCTCGTCGCCGTGCTGGTCGGCTACGCGGTCCTGGCCGCCGCCAACACCCTCGTCATGGCGGCGCTGGCCCGCACCCGGGAGCTGTCCCTGCTGCGCCTGGCCGGCGTCACCCGCGGCCAGGTCAGGCGGATGGTGCACGCCGAACAGGCGGGTCTGCTGGGCGTGGCGCTGCTGATAGGGGCCGGGATCGCCGCCGTCACCCTCACCTCGGTCGTCCGTGCCGTGACCGGGGCGGGCGTACCCCATGTGCCCGCCGCCGGCTGGGCGGTCCTGCTGGGCGGGACGGCCGTGCTGGCGCTGCTGGCCACGGTGCTCCCGGTCGGCCGGATCCTGCGCACCGCCCCCGTCGAAGGCATCGGCGTCCGCGAGTGA
- a CDS encoding MFS transporter, with protein MALFVIASCQLMVVLDITIVNIALPHIQRDLDFSTTGLSWVVNAYTLTFGGLLLLGGRAGDILGRRRVFIFGVLLFVLASLLGGLAQNSGQLLAARALQGVGGAIASPTSLALISTTFREGPERNRAFGVFAAVSAGGGAIGLLAGGVLVEWLNWRWVLFVNVPIGLLIAFATPRWIKESERHPGRFDFTGALMSTAGMVLLVYGFIRAGQDGWRDPLTLASFAVAVVVLVGFVMVERRSRQPITPLHMFADRNRAGTYGIMLFLAAALFGMFFFLTLFVQNVLGFSPLRAGLAFLPVSAVIAIGAGLASRFLPVYGPKPFMVGGGLLAAAGLGWLTLTDVHSTYAGSVLGPMLVFSLGMGMEFVSLTLMALSNVPVQETGAASGLLNATQQVGGSLGLSILVTMYGTASRNEAEKQVPRFLEQATPAERLQFQRTGELPAPWGAEVLTSGVSAAFVTAAVFAGLAALVAVVAIQVRPSDLERLQGGGAGAPPG; from the coding sequence ATGGCCCTGTTCGTCATCGCCTCGTGTCAGCTGATGGTGGTGCTCGACATCACCATCGTGAACATCGCGCTGCCGCACATCCAGCGCGACCTCGACTTCTCGACCACCGGTCTGTCGTGGGTGGTCAACGCCTACACCCTCACGTTCGGCGGCCTGTTGCTGCTGGGCGGCCGGGCCGGTGACATCCTCGGCAGACGGCGGGTGTTCATCTTCGGTGTGCTGCTCTTCGTGCTGGCGTCGCTGCTGGGCGGGCTGGCGCAGAACTCGGGTCAGTTGCTGGCGGCCCGGGCGCTGCAGGGTGTGGGCGGCGCCATCGCCTCCCCGACCTCCCTCGCACTGATCAGCACGACCTTCCGTGAGGGGCCGGAACGCAACCGCGCCTTCGGCGTGTTCGCCGCGGTCTCGGCGGGCGGCGGCGCGATCGGCCTGCTGGCGGGCGGCGTCCTCGTCGAGTGGCTGAACTGGCGGTGGGTGCTGTTCGTCAACGTCCCGATCGGTCTGCTCATCGCCTTCGCCACCCCGCGCTGGATCAAGGAGTCCGAACGCCACCCGGGCCGCTTCGACTTCACCGGCGCGCTGATGTCCACCGCGGGCATGGTGCTGCTGGTGTACGGGTTCATCAGGGCCGGGCAGGACGGCTGGCGGGACCCGCTCACCCTGGCCTCGTTCGCGGTGGCGGTCGTGGTCCTGGTGGGGTTCGTCATGGTCGAGCGGAGATCACGGCAGCCGATCACGCCGTTGCACATGTTCGCGGACCGCAATCGCGCGGGCACCTACGGGATCATGCTGTTCCTGGCGGCGGCGCTGTTCGGCATGTTCTTCTTCCTGACGCTGTTCGTGCAGAACGTGCTGGGGTTCAGCCCCCTGCGGGCCGGTCTCGCCTTCCTCCCGGTGAGCGCGGTCATCGCGATCGGGGCCGGGCTGGCCTCGCGGTTCCTGCCGGTGTACGGGCCCAAGCCGTTCATGGTGGGCGGCGGCCTCCTGGCGGCGGCGGGCCTGGGCTGGCTGACCCTCACGGACGTGCACTCCACGTACGCCGGCAGTGTGCTCGGTCCGATGCTGGTCTTCAGCCTCGGCATGGGCATGGAGTTCGTGTCGCTGACCCTGATGGCGCTGTCCAACGTGCCCGTGCAGGAGACCGGCGCCGCCTCGGGTCTGCTCAACGCCACCCAGCAGGTCGGCGGTTCCCTGGGGCTGTCCATCCTGGTGACGATGTACGGCACCGCCAGCCGGAACGAGGCGGAGAAACAGGTCCCGCGTTTCCTGGAACAGGCGACCCCGGCCGAGCGGCTGCAGTTCCAGCGCACGGGTGAACTGCCCGCGCCGTGGGGCGCCGAGGTGCTCACCTCCGGGGTCTCCGCCGCGTTCGTCACGGCGGCGGTCTTCGCCGGCCTGGCCGCGCTGGTCGCGGTGGTGGCGATCCAGGTCCGTCCCTCGGACCTGGAACGCCTCCAGGGCGGCGGGGCGGGCGCCCCGCCGGGGTGA